The following proteins are co-located in the Tissierellales bacterium genome:
- a CDS encoding ribonuclease H family protein, whose amino-acid sequence MAKKKYYAVRKGRSVGIFDTWDECKAQVTGYSSAEYKSFTNIDDAKAFIDGETSEAQIDDTGDVEVKEGQTLIRAYVDGSFDRRTRRYAGGVVILVGDEEIEISEMGNDKTLVSMHNVAGELLGAIKAMEWVANSGIENPQLVIYHDYEGIHKWASGDWKANKEGTQSYVKTYNRYASIFDIRFVKVKAHSGDKYNEIADQLAKKALDLI is encoded by the coding sequence ATGGCAAAGAAAAAGTATTATGCAGTGAGAAAAGGAAGAAGTGTTGGGATCTTTGACACTTGGGATGAATGTAAAGCTCAAGTTACAGGATATTCATCAGCAGAATATAAGAGTTTTACTAATATAGATGATGCTAAAGCATTTATTGATGGAGAAACTAGTGAAGCTCAAATTGATGATACTGGAGATGTAGAGGTCAAAGAAGGCCAGACACTTATAAGAGCATATGTTGATGGTAGCTTTGATAGAAGAACTAGAAGATATGCTGGTGGAGTAGTTATACTAGTAGGTGATGAGGAAATTGAAATTTCAGAAATGGGAAACGATAAAACATTGGTATCAATGCACAATGTTGCTGGAGAGCTTTTAGGGGCTATAAAAGCCATGGAGTGGGTAGCGAATTCAGGAATTGAAAATCCACAATTAGTTATATATCACGATTATGAAGGAATTCACAAATGGGCATCGGGAGATTGGAAAGCAAACAAAGAGGGAACTCAAAGTTACGTCAAAACTTACAATAGATATGCATCAATATTTGATATTAGATTTGTAAAAGTCAAAGCTCATTCTGGAGATAAATACAATGAAATAGCGGATCAATTGGCAAAAAAAGCACTAGATCTAATCTAG
- a CDS encoding DUF1722 domain-containing protein: MNKPIIVKSACLENCKCRYDGSVIPSKIIRDLEPFVEFINICPEMSLGLSSPREALRIIDKQDGLGERFVFSRSGGDMTQEMKSFTKGYLEGLDKSQIDGFLLKSGSPSCGFKDVKKYRDFGKASKYNEKTKGFFGRSVVDMFGNLPIEDEGRLSNFSIREMYYTRIFMNAEFRSIAKTHYMKDLVKFHSEYKYLLMAYNQSALKTLGQIVSNGEKLKSNEVYERYSSEFSRVFERVGSPGKNVNMLLHLFGYFKKDLNVDEKAYFLEQIEMYTTHRIPLSVPLSIIYTWVVRYDEPYLKTQRIFNPFPRELMMVTDSGKGRL, translated from the coding sequence GTGAACAAACCCATTATAGTAAAAAGTGCTTGTTTGGAAAATTGTAAATGTCGTTATGATGGATCAGTAATACCAAGTAAAATAATTCGTGACTTAGAACCATTTGTAGAATTTATCAATATTTGCCCTGAGATGTCACTAGGGCTTAGTTCACCAAGAGAGGCACTTAGAATTATAGATAAGCAAGATGGACTAGGTGAACGATTTGTATTTTCGAGAAGTGGTGGAGATATGACACAAGAGATGAAAAGCTTCACAAAGGGCTACTTAGAAGGCTTAGATAAATCCCAAATAGACGGATTTTTATTGAAATCAGGCTCACCATCGTGTGGATTTAAAGATGTCAAAAAATACAGAGATTTTGGCAAGGCTAGTAAATACAATGAAAAGACTAAAGGTTTTTTTGGTAGAAGTGTGGTAGATATGTTTGGCAATTTGCCAATAGAAGACGAAGGTAGATTATCAAATTTTAGTATAAGAGAAATGTACTATACTAGAATATTTATGAATGCTGAATTTAGGTCAATAGCAAAGACACACTATATGAAAGATTTGGTAAAGTTTCATAGTGAGTATAAGTATCTACTCATGGCGTACAATCAATCAGCACTTAAAACACTAGGGCAAATCGTTTCCAATGGTGAAAAATTAAAGTCTAATGAAGTGTACGAAAGATATTCAAGTGAATTTTCAAGAGTATTTGAAAGGGTTGGATCACCTGGAAAAAATGTAAATATGCTATTACATCTATTTGGCTATTTTAAAAAAGACCTAAATGTTGATGAGAAAGCTTATTTTTTAGAACAAATAGAGATGTATACAACTCATAGGATTCCACTTTCAGTACCACTTTCAATTATATATACATGGGTTGTAAGGTACGATGAACCTTATTTGAAGACGCAAAGAATATTTAACCCATTCCCAAGAGAATTGATGATGGTGACAGACTCGGGAAAAGGCAGATTATAG
- a CDS encoding lipocalin family protein has product MALKHLEGKWYIIESTLKFWKNPSRSLPSITYTVNSGKFLDEICFLENGQECTIKAYDHFVDKSKLEFAHQLKGWRGLFKTKWRVEYFATDHSWAIISFEKSVFDTAGLEIISRSPNLSDELLHEIHSKIQDRGYLKSYIPRLENLVSHSKH; this is encoded by the coding sequence ATGGCGCTAAAGCATCTAGAAGGTAAGTGGTATATAATTGAATCAACCCTAAAATTCTGGAAAAACCCCTCTAGAAGCTTACCGAGTATAACTTACACAGTTAATTCTGGTAAATTTTTAGACGAAATTTGTTTTTTAGAAAATGGTCAAGAGTGTACTATAAAGGCGTACGACCATTTCGTGGACAAATCAAAACTTGAATTCGCACACCAATTAAAGGGATGGAGAGGTTTATTTAAAACAAAATGGAGAGTAGAATATTTTGCTACTGATCATTCTTGGGCAATCATTTCATTTGAAAAATCAGTTTTTGATACAGCTGGTCTTGAAATTATATCGAGAAGTCCAAATCTGAGTGATGAACTTTTGCACGAAATTCACTCTAAAATACAAGATAGAGGATATCTCAAATCGTATATCCCACGTCTTGAAAATCTTGTAAGTCATTCAAAGCACTAG